The following proteins are encoded in a genomic region of Leptospira fainei serovar Hurstbridge str. BUT 6:
- a CDS encoding ArsR/SmtB family transcription factor, producing the protein MSKPFSHPALDQIELSAIFEAVSDPIRRKILLRLSELKEANCSTFLEYAPKTNLSYHIGKLREAGITKTRVEGTQKFLSLREQELEQKFPGLLEVILNSTRSEKD; encoded by the coding sequence ATGTCAAAGCCGTTTTCACATCCAGCCTTGGATCAGATCGAACTTTCCGCAATTTTTGAAGCGGTTAGTGATCCTATACGCAGAAAGATTCTTTTAAGGCTCTCCGAGTTAAAGGAAGCAAACTGTTCTACTTTTTTGGAATATGCCCCCAAAACGAATCTCTCCTATCATATAGGAAAACTCCGAGAAGCTGGAATTACCAAGACCCGCGTAGAAGGGACTCAAAAGTTCCTATCCTTGCGCGAACAAGAATTGGAACAAAAATTTCCAGGATTGTTAGAGGTCATACTTAACAGTACACGCTCTGAGAAAGACTAA
- a CDS encoding MFS transporter, whose protein sequence is MPAFLSSLALGAFTIGTEGFMIAGILPLMASDLSVSVAKAGYLVTAFSLTYAFGSPILAMITGNLNRKTILSLGLIAFTLSNLLSAYADSFISLLLIRIFLGLSAGLFMPNASAYAANAVEPERRGRALSFVYSGMTVALVVGVPLGTFLGSEFGWRSTFLGVAALASLSLLGVLFFLPEQSPSRPILLKERLSFLRQTRFLNILLLTIFGLGGAFTVYTYLAEYLQRTIGLPASGIGFVLMMFGFASALGNQIGGYSSDKGGAKNVALTASLVLFFAFLSLSYMELIDSLQLRTAVILLLIVFWGLAGWAFTPAQQSRLVSLQPESSSVLLSLNASAIYIGISLGSLVGSTVVAHSSVGNLGIAGAAFELSGLILLIITSGRPLFRKRSLIGNT, encoded by the coding sequence ATGCCTGCCTTTTTGTCATCTTTAGCCTTGGGCGCATTTACGATAGGAACCGAAGGATTCATGATCGCGGGAATCTTACCGCTAATGGCTTCTGATCTATCCGTGTCGGTTGCAAAAGCGGGCTACCTAGTTACGGCCTTTTCTCTCACCTACGCCTTCGGTTCTCCGATCCTCGCAATGATAACCGGAAACTTAAATAGAAAGACCATACTCTCTTTGGGATTAATCGCTTTTACTCTTTCCAATCTCCTCTCGGCGTACGCGGATAGTTTTATTAGTTTGCTGTTGATCCGTATCTTTTTGGGACTTTCCGCAGGCTTGTTCATGCCAAACGCGAGCGCCTACGCGGCTAATGCAGTCGAGCCTGAACGGAGAGGCAGAGCGTTATCATTCGTTTATAGCGGCATGACCGTCGCTCTGGTGGTTGGAGTTCCTCTTGGAACTTTTCTAGGTAGCGAATTCGGTTGGAGGTCCACCTTTCTGGGGGTTGCCGCTCTTGCGAGCTTAAGCTTACTGGGTGTGCTATTCTTTCTGCCTGAGCAGTCTCCTTCTCGACCAATTCTTTTAAAGGAGCGTCTATCCTTTTTACGGCAAACTCGGTTTCTGAATATTCTTCTCTTAACGATTTTCGGATTAGGCGGAGCATTTACCGTTTATACGTATCTTGCCGAGTATCTGCAACGTACGATCGGACTTCCCGCGAGCGGGATCGGTTTCGTACTGATGATGTTCGGCTTCGCATCAGCTTTAGGAAATCAAATCGGCGGATATTCTTCCGATAAGGGAGGAGCGAAGAATGTCGCATTAACTGCCTCTTTAGTTCTCTTTTTTGCTTTTTTAAGTTTATCTTATATGGAGCTGATCGATTCGCTTCAACTCAGGACCGCGGTTATTTTACTCCTAATCGTTTTTTGGGGTTTGGCCGGTTGGGCATTCACGCCCGCGCAGCAATCCAGGCTGGTATCTCTGCAACCAGAATCGTCTTCCGTATTACTGTCATTGAACGCATCGGCGATTTACATCGGAATTTCGTTGGGATCATTAGTAGGTTCGACTGTCGTCGCACACTCGTCGGTCGGGAACCTCGGGATAGCGGGCGCTGCGTTCGAGTTATCGGGTTTGATTCTTCTGATTATCACGTCCGGTAGGCCCTTATTCAGAAAACGATCATTAATCGGGAACACGTAA